A region from the Candidatus Edwardsbacteria bacterium RifOxyA12_full_54_48 genome encodes:
- a CDS encoding UDP-glucose 6-dehydrogenase produces the protein MKLAVVGTGYVGLVSGVCFAEWGHQVICVDNDAAKIEMLKKGQIPIYEPGLKELMDKNLQRLEFSTSIEEATDKSDIIFIAVGTPPRPNGEADLSAVETVAATVARRMKSYKLVVEKSTVPVQTGDRVKQTMAVNNLNKVEFDVASNPEFLREGTAIEDSLKPDRVVFGTDSERARKMLLELYSPLGCPIVATDIQSSELIKHASNSFLAMKISFINAVANVCEKSGANVEQVAEGMGLDRRIGRSFLNAGIGFGGFCFPKDLQAFIRISEKLGYDFKLLKAVEEINEDQKKLFVKKIEELVWNISGKTIGILGLAFKPNTDDMRFAPSIDIIEALQKDGAKIRAYDPVSMDRARQVLKDVHYCNDPYDAARDADCLVIVTEWEEFKKLDLARIRSLLKVPAIADGRNIFDPGKMKELGFIYQGIGR, from the coding sequence ATGAAGCTGGCAGTGGTGGGCACCGGCTACGTGGGCCTGGTGTCGGGGGTTTGTTTCGCCGAATGGGGGCATCAGGTGATCTGCGTGGACAATGATGCCGCCAAGATCGAGATGCTGAAGAAGGGCCAGATCCCGATATACGAGCCGGGGTTGAAGGAACTGATGGACAAGAATCTTCAGCGTCTGGAGTTCTCAACCTCCATCGAGGAGGCCACCGACAAATCGGACATCATCTTCATTGCGGTGGGCACCCCGCCCCGGCCCAACGGGGAGGCCGACCTTTCGGCGGTGGAGACCGTGGCCGCCACCGTGGCCCGCCGGATGAAATCATATAAATTGGTGGTGGAGAAATCCACCGTGCCGGTGCAGACCGGGGACCGGGTCAAGCAGACCATGGCGGTCAACAACCTCAACAAGGTGGAGTTCGACGTGGCCTCCAACCCGGAGTTCCTGAGGGAGGGCACCGCCATCGAGGATTCCCTGAAGCCCGACCGGGTGGTGTTCGGCACCGATTCCGAGCGGGCCAGAAAAATGCTACTGGAGCTGTATTCGCCGCTGGGCTGCCCCATCGTAGCCACCGACATCCAGAGCTCGGAGCTGATCAAGCACGCCTCCAATTCCTTTCTGGCCATGAAGATCTCCTTCATCAATGCGGTGGCCAACGTCTGCGAGAAATCCGGAGCCAACGTGGAACAGGTGGCCGAGGGCATGGGCCTGGACCGGAGGATCGGCCGGAGCTTTTTGAACGCCGGGATAGGTTTTGGCGGCTTCTGCTTCCCCAAGGACCTGCAGGCCTTCATCCGGATCTCGGAAAAGCTGGGATACGATTTCAAGCTGCTGAAGGCGGTGGAGGAGATCAACGAAGACCAGAAGAAACTGTTCGTCAAGAAGATCGAGGAGCTGGTGTGGAACATCTCCGGCAAGACCATCGGCATATTAGGGCTGGCCTTCAAGCCCAACACCGACGACATGCGCTTCGCCCCTTCCATCGACATCATCGAGGCCCTGCAGAAGGACGGAGCCAAGATCCGGGCCTACGATCCGGTGTCCATGGACCGGGCCCGGCAGGTGCTGAAGGACGTCCACTATTGCAATGATCCATATGACGCAGCCCGGGATGCCGACTGCCTGGTGATAGTCACCGAGTGGGAGGAATTCAAAAAACTGGACCTGGCCAGGATCAGATCCCTCCTGAAGGTCCCGGCCATCGCCGACGGGCGTAACATCTTCGATCCCGGAAAGATGAAGGAGCTGGGATTCATATACCAGGGCATCGGCCGATGA
- a CDS encoding NAD-dependent dehydratase: MRLLVAGGAGFLGSHLCDRLLSDRHQVTALDNLITGSLENISHLRGNKDFSFIEQDVTQPFKIEGKIDFILDLASPASPIDFVKIPMEILLVGSYGVHNLLELAREKQAGFLLTSTSEVYGDPLVHPQSEEYWGNVNPIGPRSVYDESKRYAEALTMAYHRYRSIDTRIVRIFNTYGPRMRLDDGRVVPTLIDQALNNRPLTVFGDGSQTRSFCYASDLIEGIYLTIKSSEHQPINLGNPQEMSILEFARAIKKYTGTGSAIEHQPLPADDPKVRRPDIGRARKILNWEPQIGFEAGIKKTIDWFAAKK; this comes from the coding sequence ATGAGACTGCTGGTGGCCGGGGGAGCCGGCTTTTTGGGCTCCCATCTGTGCGACCGCCTGCTGTCCGACCGGCACCAGGTGACGGCCCTGGACAACCTGATCACCGGGAGTCTGGAGAACATCAGCCACCTGCGGGGGAACAAGGATTTCAGTTTCATCGAACAGGATGTCACCCAGCCTTTCAAGATTGAAGGAAAGATAGATTTCATCCTCGACCTGGCCTCGCCGGCCAGCCCGATAGATTTCGTCAAGATCCCCATGGAGATACTGCTGGTGGGGTCGTACGGCGTTCATAATCTTTTAGAACTGGCCAGGGAGAAGCAGGCCGGATTCCTGCTGACCTCCACCTCAGAGGTATACGGCGACCCTCTGGTGCATCCCCAGAGCGAGGAGTACTGGGGCAACGTCAACCCCATCGGGCCGCGCAGTGTCTACGATGAATCCAAGCGCTACGCCGAGGCCCTGACCATGGCCTACCATCGCTATCGCAGTATCGACACCCGTATCGTCAGGATATTCAACACCTACGGGCCCAGGATGCGCCTGGACGACGGGCGGGTGGTCCCCACCCTGATCGACCAGGCTCTGAACAACCGTCCCCTGACGGTTTTCGGGGACGGCAGCCAGACCCGCAGCTTCTGCTACGCCTCGGACCTGATAGAGGGCATCTATCTGACCATCAAGTCGTCGGAGCACCAGCCGATAAACCTGGGCAACCCCCAGGAGATGTCCATTCTGGAATTCGCCCGGGCCATCAAGAAATACACCGGCACCGGGTCGGCCATCGAGCACCAACCGCTGCCGGCCGACGATCCCAAGGTGCGGCGGCCCGACATCGGCCGGGCCAGGAAGATCCTGAACTGGGAGCCCCAGATCGGATTTGAGGCCGGGATCAAAAAGACCATCGACTGGTTCGCGGCAAAAAAGTAA
- a CDS encoding glycosyl transferase → MKLSVIMPVYNEKATIEKIIARVLAVPIEKELVIVDDYSTDGTKDILKTYEGRPGIKISYHPYNLGKGAGIRTGIRECTGDIVIIQDADLEYSPEEYPRLVEPIVRGAADVVYGSRFYGTHRVFMVWHYLGNKFLTALTNVLYNTMLTDMETCYKVFRSEVIKDLNLRSFRFDIEPEITAKIFKNRKLRVYEMPITYDGRDYHEGKKIHWYDALPAIWTLIKYRFVN, encoded by the coding sequence ATGAAACTTTCCGTGATCATGCCGGTCTACAACGAAAAGGCCACCATCGAAAAGATAATCGCCCGGGTGCTGGCGGTGCCCATCGAAAAGGAGCTGGTGATAGTTGACGATTATTCCACCGACGGAACCAAGGACATACTGAAAACTTACGAAGGCCGGCCGGGCATCAAGATATCATACCATCCCTACAATCTGGGCAAGGGGGCCGGGATCCGCACCGGGATCCGGGAATGCACCGGGGACATCGTCATCATCCAGGATGCCGACCTGGAATACTCCCCGGAGGAATACCCCCGGCTGGTGGAACCCATCGTGCGGGGAGCGGCCGACGTGGTCTACGGCTCCAGGTTCTACGGCACCCACCGGGTGTTCATGGTCTGGCATTATCTGGGCAACAAGTTTTTGACCGCCCTGACCAATGTTCTGTACAACACCATGCTGACCGACATGGAGACCTGCTACAAGGTATTCCGGTCGGAGGTGATCAAGGATCTAAATCTCAGATCATTCAGGTTCGACATCGAACCGGAGATCACCGCCAAGATATTCAAGAACCGTAAGCTTAGGGTCTACGAGATGCCCATCACCTACGACGGCAGGGATTACCACGAGGGCAAGAAGATCCACTGGTACGACGCCCTGCCGGCCATCTGGACCCTGATCAAATACCGATTTGTAAATTGA
- a CDS encoding 1-deoxy-D-xylulose-5-phosphate reductoisomerase, with protein MAKPKKIIILGSTGSIGTQTVEVINKYPRLFRVVGLAANSRFDLLAQQIKKFRPKMVCIGQDPTGISAIDHPKAPFNLVRGPQGLKQLASFSEADIVVNALVGSAGLEPTLAAIAAGHDVALANKETLVAGGQLVMRAVKLKKIRLLPIDSEHVALHQCLDGRDISTVKNLILTASGGPFRSHPLKQLHSVKAHHALNHPTWNMGRKVTIDSATLMNKGLEMIEAHHLFGIPPERIKVVIHPESIIHSMVEFNDGSIIAQLSTPDMRLPIQYALTYPQRLPSLIKDCRLDELGQLTFHKPDGTTFKCLDLAYRAIARNGIIPAVMNAANEVAVEYFLNGRIGFMDIPAVIEKTMSGFPAGSRVNIGNIINADSRSRAKAEKIIISSIKTR; from the coding sequence ATGGCAAAGCCAAAGAAAATAATAATCCTGGGCTCCACCGGGTCCATCGGCACCCAGACCGTGGAGGTCATCAATAAATATCCCCGGCTGTTCCGGGTGGTGGGGCTGGCGGCCAATTCCCGGTTCGACCTGTTGGCTCAGCAGATAAAAAAGTTCCGGCCCAAGATGGTCTGCATCGGCCAGGATCCCACCGGGATATCCGCCATAGACCACCCCAAAGCGCCGTTCAATCTGGTGCGCGGGCCGCAGGGATTGAAGCAGCTGGCCTCATTTTCCGAGGCCGATATAGTGGTCAACGCTTTGGTGGGCTCGGCCGGGCTGGAGCCGACGCTGGCGGCAATCGCTGCCGGACACGATGTGGCCCTGGCCAACAAGGAGACCCTGGTGGCCGGCGGACAGCTGGTGATGCGGGCGGTGAAACTAAAAAAGATCCGGCTGCTGCCCATAGACAGCGAGCATGTGGCCCTGCACCAGTGCCTGGACGGGCGGGATATTTCCACTGTCAAAAATCTTATCCTGACGGCATCGGGCGGGCCGTTCCGCTCGCATCCCTTAAAGCAGCTGCACTCGGTGAAGGCGCATCATGCCCTGAACCATCCCACCTGGAACATGGGACGCAAAGTGACCATAGATTCGGCCACTTTGATGAACAAGGGGCTGGAGATGATCGAGGCCCACCACCTGTTCGGAATCCCGCCGGAGCGGATAAAGGTGGTGATACACCCTGAATCCATCATCCACTCCATGGTGGAGTTCAACGACGGCTCCATAATCGCCCAGCTCTCGACGCCCGATATGCGCCTACCCATCCAATACGCCCTGACCTATCCTCAAAGGCTTCCATCGCTGATCAAAGACTGCCGGCTGGATGAACTGGGCCAGCTTACTTTTCATAAACCGGACGGGACGACCTTCAAATGCCTGGACCTGGCCTACCGGGCCATTGCACGCAACGGCATCATCCCGGCGGTGATGAACGCCGCCAACGAGGTGGCGGTGGAATATTTCCTAAACGGCCGGATCGGCTTCATGGATATCCCGGCGGTCATAGAAAAAACAATGTCCGGTTTCCCGGCGGGCAGCCGGGTCAACATAGGCAATATCATCAATGCCGACAGCCGTTCCAGAGCCAAGGCAGAAAAAATAATCATTTCAAGCATCAAGACAAGATAG
- a CDS encoding site-specific tyrosine recombinase XerD, translated as MSNNPEILDRFLGHLTVERGLAGNSIEAYSRDLRRYLDSLEIQGITDPSKILRSHIAQFLSQLAGYGLSPGSLSQNISAVRGFHRFLVGEGLCKTDPTENLDSPKLAKKLPDVLDTNEIESLMSQPDTSTPLGLRDRAMLEVIYACGLRISELLGLKRSDLAFDQGYIRCFGKGSKERVVPIGQTARRWTERYLEGSRPVLIKKIATDVLFLNNRGRQMSRMGFWKLLKAYAQKAGIKKRVHPHILRHSFATHLLEGGADLRSVQEMLGHADISTTQIYTHVDREYLKEVHRQFHPRG; from the coding sequence TTGAGCAACAATCCCGAGATATTGGACAGGTTCCTGGGGCATCTGACCGTGGAGCGGGGGCTGGCCGGAAACAGCATCGAGGCCTACTCCCGGGACCTGCGCCGGTACCTGGATTCCCTGGAGATCCAGGGGATAACCGATCCCTCAAAAATACTCCGCAGCCATATAGCCCAATTCCTTTCCCAGCTGGCGGGATACGGACTCTCTCCCGGCAGCCTGTCGCAGAATATTTCGGCGGTGAGGGGGTTTCACCGCTTTTTGGTTGGAGAGGGCCTCTGCAAAACCGACCCCACCGAGAACCTGGATTCGCCCAAGCTGGCCAAGAAGCTTCCCGATGTGCTGGACACCAATGAGATCGAATCCCTGATGTCCCAGCCGGACACCTCGACACCGCTGGGCCTGCGGGACCGGGCCATGCTGGAGGTGATCTACGCCTGCGGCCTGCGGATCTCGGAACTGCTGGGCCTTAAAAGGTCCGATCTGGCCTTCGACCAGGGATACATCCGATGCTTCGGCAAGGGATCGAAGGAGCGGGTGGTGCCCATCGGCCAGACCGCCCGGCGCTGGACCGAAAGATATCTGGAGGGCTCCCGCCCGGTATTGATCAAAAAGATCGCAACCGATGTGCTGTTCCTGAACAACCGGGGGAGGCAGATGTCCCGGATGGGTTTCTGGAAACTGCTTAAAGCCTATGCCCAGAAGGCCGGGATAAAAAAGCGGGTGCATCCCCATATTTTAAGGCACAGCTTTGCCACCCATCTGCTGGAGGGCGGGGCCGACCTGCGCTCGGTGCAGGAGATGCTGGGCCATGCCGATATCTCCACCACCCAGATATACACCCATGTGGACCGGGAGTATCTGAAGGAAGTACACCGGCAATTTCACCCCCGGGGATAA
- a CDS encoding reactive intermediate/imine deaminase, with amino-acid sequence MRQIIKTDKAPAAIGPYSQGIEFDSKLVFTSGQIPLDPKTGQLVEGDINVQTRQVLENLKAVLEAGGSNLKKVIKCTVFLADMNDFAAMNQVYGEYFNQAPPARSAFQVARLPKDARIEIEAIAEI; translated from the coding sequence ATGCGCCAGATAATCAAAACCGACAAGGCCCCGGCGGCCATCGGGCCCTATTCCCAGGGCATCGAGTTCGACAGCAAATTAGTCTTCACCTCCGGGCAGATCCCGCTGGACCCCAAGACCGGCCAGCTGGTGGAGGGCGACATCAATGTCCAGACCCGGCAGGTGCTGGAGAACCTGAAGGCGGTGCTGGAGGCCGGAGGATCCAATCTCAAGAAGGTCATCAAGTGCACCGTCTTCCTGGCCGACATGAATGATTTCGCCGCCATGAACCAGGTCTACGGCGAGTATTTCAACCAGGCCCCGCCGGCCCGCTCGGCCTTCCAGGTGGCCCGGCTTCCCAAGGACGCCAGGATCGAGATCGAGGCGATAGCGGAAATTTGA